In one window of Rhinopithecus roxellana isolate Shanxi Qingling chromosome 15, ASM756505v1, whole genome shotgun sequence DNA:
- the LOC104658327 gene encoding peptidyl-prolyl cis-trans isomerase A, which yields MVNPTVFFDIAVDGEPLGRVSFELFADKVPKTAENFRALSTGEKGFGYKGSCFHRIIPGFMCQGGDFTRHNGTGGKSIYGEKFEDENFILKHTGPGILSMANAGPNTNGSQFFICTAKTEWLDGKHVVFGKVKEGMSIVEAMERFGSRNGKTSKKITIADCGQLE from the coding sequence ATGGTCAACCCTACCGTGTTCTTCGACATTGCCGTCGACGGCGAGCCCTTGGGCCGCGTCTCCTTCGAGCTGTTTGCAGACAAggttccaaagacagcagaaaattttcgtgctctgagcactggagagaaaggatttggttataagggttcctgctttcacagaattattccagggtttatgtgtcagggtggtgacttcacacgtcataatggcactggtggcaagtccatctatggggagaaatttgaagatgagaacttcatcctaaagcatacaggtcctggcatcttgtccatggcaaatgctggacccaacacaaatggttcccagtttttcatctgcactgccaagactgagtggttggatggcaagcatgtggtctttggcaaagtgaaagaaggcatgagtattgtggaggccatggagcgctttgggtccaggaatggcaagactagcaagaagatcaccattgctgactgtggacaactcgaataa